One Roseburia rectibacter DNA window includes the following coding sequences:
- a CDS encoding DUF6145 family protein, with amino-acid sequence MSEREEVVLCGASAYNKKFYLNQDFKGLPDSIKDELKIMCVLFTEDIGGIFQVVFDEEGNLEFRTSSDENDLLYDEIGCGLKIRELQRTKEELLRALEMYYKVLYIGMDESEM; translated from the coding sequence ATGTCTGAGAGAGAAGAAGTGGTGCTCTGCGGAGCGAGCGCTTACAATAAAAAATTTTATCTGAATCAGGATTTCAAGGGACTTCCGGATTCGATCAAAGATGAATTAAAGATCATGTGTGTTCTTTTTACGGAAGATATTGGTGGTATTTTTCAGGTAGTCTTTGATGAGGAGGGCAATCTGGAGTTTCGTACTTCCAGTGATGAGAATGATCTTTTATATGATGAGATCGGCTGTGGGTTAAAGATACGTGAACTGCAGCGTACAAAAGAAGAACTGCTTCGTGCTTTGGAAATGTATTATAAAGTGCTATATATTGGCATGGACGAATCAGAAATGTAA
- the argF gene encoding ornithine carbamoyltransferase, with protein sequence MNLKGRNFLKLMDFTPEEITYMIDLAADLKAKKKQGIAHDCLTGKNIALIFEKTSTRTRCSFEVAAHDLGMHVTYLDPSGSQIGKKESIPDTARVLGHMFDGIEYRGYGQDIVEELAEYAGVPVWNGLTNEFHPTQMLADMLTIREHLGRLKGVRLVYMGDARYNMGNSLMVTCAKLGMDFVACTSKKYFPDAKLVEYCEGVAKETGATITLTEDVKEGTKDADVIYTDVWVSMGEPDEIWEERLHDLMPYQVNAKAMANAKPDAIFMHCLPAFHDLKTKIGKEVYEKFGYSELEVTDEVFESKQSVVFDEAENRMHTIKAVMFATLGGEQCEK encoded by the coding sequence ATGAATTTAAAAGGACGTAATTTTTTAAAATTAATGGATTTTACACCAGAAGAGATTACATATATGATCGACCTTGCAGCGGATCTGAAAGCAAAGAAAAAACAGGGTATTGCGCATGATTGTCTGACAGGAAAAAATATCGCACTTATTTTTGAAAAGACAAGCACCAGGACACGTTGTTCTTTTGAGGTGGCAGCCCATGATCTTGGCATGCATGTAACTTACTTAGATCCTTCGGGTTCCCAGATCGGCAAAAAAGAGAGCATTCCGGATACCGCTCGTGTGTTGGGACATATGTTTGATGGTATTGAATATCGTGGATATGGACAGGATATCGTGGAAGAGCTCGCAGAATATGCCGGTGTGCCGGTATGGAATGGTCTGACCAATGAATTTCATCCGACTCAGATGCTTGCCGATATGCTGACGATCCGTGAGCATCTTGGCAGATTAAAAGGTGTGAGACTGGTTTACATGGGTGATGCCCGCTATAATATGGGTAATTCCCTGATGGTGACCTGTGCAAAACTTGGTATGGATTTTGTTGCATGCACAAGCAAAAAGTATTTCCCGGATGCAAAACTGGTAGAGTACTGTGAAGGTGTTGCAAAAGAGACAGGAGCAACCATTACACTGACAGAAGATGTCAAAGAGGGCACAAAAGACGCAGATGTTATTTATACGGATGTATGGGTATCCATGGGTGAACCGGATGAGATCTGGGAGGAACGTCTTCATGATCTGATGCCATATCAGGTAAATGCGAAAGCTATGGCAAATGCAAAACCGGATGCCATTTTCATGCACTGTCTGCCTGCATTCCATGACTTAAAGACCAAGATCGGCAAAGAAGTTTATGAGAAGTTTGGTTACAGTGAATTAGAAGTAACGGATGAAGTATTTGAGAGTAAACAGTCTGTCGTATTTGATGAGGCAGAAAACCGTATGCATACGATCAAAGCAGTCATGTTTGCAACACTTGGTGGAGAACAGTGTGAAAAATAA
- a CDS encoding SIR2 family NAD-dependent protein deacylase: MQKEEQVSFLAEKIRQADAVLIGGGSGLSSAAGYNHYHWLPYMEECLQDFKEWYGLKSPFDGFYYCYSSPEQQWAYYARYIQSMWDAPTGQPYYDLRDIVAEKEIFVLTTNIDMQFERIFQKERICDYQGNIGYLQCSQPCHDQIYSNVEMIRRMNENIRGLRVTSELLPRCNECGRIMVPWVRDDTFLEGKDWRKGVRRYENFLKKYLMNETDKNVVLLELGVGEMTPSIIKLPFWEMTYKNEKVFYACLNQKKSSVPEHIRDKGIYIAGDLAETLRDLKENIVGKEM; the protein is encoded by the coding sequence ATGCAAAAGGAGGAACAAGTCAGTTTTCTGGCAGAAAAAATCCGTCAGGCAGATGCCGTTTTGATAGGCGGTGGTTCTGGTCTTTCCAGTGCGGCGGGATATAACCATTATCATTGGCTACCCTATATGGAGGAATGTTTACAAGATTTCAAGGAGTGGTATGGACTGAAATCTCCCTTTGACGGTTTTTACTACTGTTATTCATCGCCGGAACAACAGTGGGCATATTATGCACGTTACATACAAAGTATGTGGGATGCACCTACAGGACAGCCATACTATGACCTGCGTGATATTGTGGCGGAAAAAGAAATCTTTGTTTTAACAACCAATATAGATATGCAGTTTGAACGGATTTTTCAGAAAGAAAGGATTTGCGATTATCAAGGTAACATTGGCTATCTTCAATGCAGTCAGCCTTGCCATGACCAAATTTATTCCAATGTAGAAATGATTCGCAGGATGAACGAAAATATCCGGGGGCTGCGTGTTACTTCCGAGCTTCTGCCAAGATGTAATGAGTGCGGGAGAATCATGGTTCCCTGGGTAAGGGATGATACATTTTTGGAGGGGAAAGACTGGAGGAAAGGCGTAAGGCGATATGAGAATTTCCTAAAAAAATATCTCATGAATGAAACAGATAAGAATGTTGTACTGCTGGAGCTGGGGGTTGGTGAGATGACACCCAGTATTATTAAACTTCCTTTTTGGGAAATGACATACAAAAATGAAAAAGTGTTTTATGCCTGTCTGAATCAGAAGAAATCCTCAGTTCCAGAGCATATAAGAGACAAAGGCATTTATATAGCAGGAGATTTGGCAGAAACCCTGCGGGATTTAAAAGAAAACATAGTGGGAAAGGAAATGTGA
- a CDS encoding SpoVG family protein, with protein MKYSIKVNEVRAKEGSNIKGFATVVFGDSFKITNIAILENKDKGEFFVSMPRYRSNKRDESNGVIYKDVCNPITAEFREELYTNILDAYARIKEPEKEETQKQDRTQEMPEFSITVTPYEREGGNIKGLARIYFENSFIVNNINIVQGKEKIFVSMPSYKTKQVDEQGKPIYQDVCYPVTKDFRERLYNEIISEYEKAKDKSNEKARESAEKHHGNPDKEKDKEATPFR; from the coding sequence ATGAAGTATTCAATTAAGGTAAACGAAGTAAGGGCAAAAGAGGGCAGCAACATCAAAGGATTTGCAACAGTAGTATTTGGTGATTCATTTAAGATCACCAATATCGCAATCCTTGAGAATAAGGATAAGGGTGAGTTTTTTGTATCAATGCCAAGATACCGCTCCAATAAGCGTGATGAAAGCAATGGTGTGATCTATAAGGATGTGTGCAATCCTATCACAGCAGAGTTTCGAGAGGAACTCTATACCAATATCCTTGATGCCTATGCAAGAATCAAAGAACCGGAGAAAGAGGAGACACAGAAGCAGGATAGGACGCAGGAAATGCCGGAGTTTTCCATAACTGTGACACCTTATGAGAGGGAAGGCGGTAACATCAAGGGACTTGCACGCATTTATTTTGAAAACAGTTTTATCGTAAATAACATCAATATTGTGCAGGGCAAAGAGAAAATCTTTGTATCAATGCCTTCTTATAAGACAAAGCAGGTGGATGAGCAGGGCAAGCCAATCTATCAGGATGTCTGCTATCCGGTTACAAAGGATTTCAGGGAAAGACTCTATAATGAGATTATTTCAGAATATGAGAAAGCAAAGGATAAGAGCAACGAAAAGGCGAGGGAGAGTGCCGAGAAACATCATGGCAATCCAGATAAAGAGAAGGACAAAGAGGCAACACCCTTTCGATAA
- a CDS encoding class D sortase, with protein sequence MSIRKVVAGLLITAGIAIMAVPFFWRATGEKQTEQLISEFEQTLEDDYDEETDVEEEQTSISEEDEAIFKEGGVIGIIEIPGIDIRYPVMEGTTSKVLNAGIGHIEETAGIGESGNCVLCGHNGSRYGTFFTPLSQISIGDEVMITDKNGLKHIYEVTETEVINPYDNSIKTQGTEKELTLFTCSQKGTMRFVVRCIYKEAVMDE encoded by the coding sequence ATGAGCATAAGAAAAGTGGTCGCAGGACTACTGATTACAGCAGGGATTGCCATTATGGCAGTCCCTTTTTTCTGGCGGGCAACAGGAGAAAAACAGACAGAACAGCTCATAAGTGAATTTGAGCAGACATTGGAGGATGATTACGATGAAGAAACAGATGTGGAGGAAGAGCAAACCTCCATTAGTGAAGAGGATGAAGCCATTTTTAAAGAAGGCGGTGTTATCGGTATCATTGAGATACCGGGCATAGATATCCGGTATCCGGTAATGGAAGGAACCACAAGTAAAGTGCTTAATGCCGGGATCGGTCATATAGAAGAAACAGCAGGGATTGGGGAGAGTGGAAACTGTGTATTGTGCGGTCACAATGGCAGCAGATATGGTACATTTTTTACACCACTAAGTCAGATATCCATAGGTGATGAAGTAATGATAACCGACAAAAATGGGCTGAAGCATATCTATGAGGTAACAGAGACAGAGGTAATAAATCCGTATGATAACAGCATCAAGACACAGGGTACAGAAAAAGAATTAACTCTTTTTACCTGTTCCCAGAAAGGAACCATGCGTTTTGTGGTCAGGTGCATTTATAAGGAGGCGGTGATGGATGAATAA
- the dusB gene encoding tRNA dihydrouridine synthase DusB, giving the protein MGEIRRLKIGNVTLENNLILAPMAGVTDLPFRLLCKEQGAGLLCMEMVSAKAILYKNRNTEELLTIDKRENPVSLQLFGSDPDIMSEIAKQIEDRPFDILDINMGCPVPKVVNNGDGSALMKNPKLAGEIIEKTARAIKKPVTVKIRKGFDEEHVNAVEMAHIAQESGAAAVAVHGRTRSQFYSGKADWDIIRQVKEAVSIPVIGNGDILTAKDVIAMQKQTGCDGFMIARGAEGNPWIFAQILHYFKTGEELPKPTFEEVTQMLLRHARMQLEFKGEYTGIREIRKHAAWYTAGYRNSSKLRGRINEVETYEQLEALFQEVCGFMA; this is encoded by the coding sequence ATGGGAGAGATCAGACGACTTAAGATTGGAAATGTAACGTTAGAAAATAACCTGATACTAGCACCGATGGCAGGCGTAACAGACCTGCCATTTCGTTTGCTTTGCAAGGAACAGGGAGCAGGGCTGCTTTGCATGGAGATGGTGAGTGCAAAAGCGATTCTCTATAAAAACAGAAATACCGAAGAGCTGTTAACGATCGATAAGCGGGAAAATCCGGTGTCGCTTCAGCTGTTTGGTTCTGATCCGGATATCATGAGTGAGATCGCGAAACAGATTGAGGACAGACCGTTTGATATTTTAGATATCAACATGGGCTGCCCGGTGCCGAAAGTAGTCAACAACGGTGATGGTTCTGCACTGATGAAAAATCCAAAACTTGCCGGAGAGATTATTGAAAAGACAGCGCGGGCAATCAAAAAACCGGTTACAGTGAAAATCAGGAAAGGTTTTGATGAGGAGCATGTCAATGCGGTTGAGATGGCACACATTGCACAGGAATCCGGTGCAGCGGCAGTGGCGGTCCATGGCAGGACGAGATCGCAGTTTTACTCCGGAAAAGCCGACTGGGATATCATAAGACAGGTAAAAGAAGCGGTCTCGATACCGGTCATCGGAAACGGTGATATCTTAACAGCAAAAGATGTGATCGCGATGCAGAAACAGACCGGCTGCGACGGCTTTATGATCGCACGCGGCGCCGAGGGCAATCCGTGGATCTTTGCACAGATTCTTCATTATTTTAAGACGGGGGAAGAACTCCCGAAACCGACTTTTGAGGAAGTGACACAGATGCTCCTTCGGCATGCCCGTATGCAGCTTGAATTTAAAGGCGAATATACTGGTATCCGTGAGATCAGGAAACATGCCGCCTGGTATACAGCCGGCTACCGTAACTCTTCTAAGCTGCGGGGCAGGATCAACGAGGTGGAGACATATGAGCAGCTTGAGGCATTGTTTCAGGAGGTTTGCGGTTTTATGGCATGA
- a CDS encoding Rrf2 family transcriptional regulator: MKYSTKLSDTIHILIFIALGDAEQLSSTKIAESIKTNPAYVRQLMATMKNAGIVVNTQGHANAALAKSADKINMYDIYRAVEGDKPLLHLDTDTNPDCGIGINIQFAIGDFYHEIQNMVDEKMKSITLQDIIDRYYFKIGKVKKL; the protein is encoded by the coding sequence ATGAAATATTCCACAAAGCTTAGTGACACCATTCATATTCTTATATTTATTGCGCTTGGAGATGCCGAACAACTCTCCAGCACAAAAATTGCAGAAAGTATCAAGACAAACCCGGCTTATGTCAGACAGCTTATGGCAACCATGAAAAATGCAGGCATTGTTGTCAACACACAAGGTCATGCGAATGCCGCCCTTGCAAAATCGGCAGATAAAATCAACATGTATGACATCTACCGAGCCGTAGAGGGCGATAAGCCGCTGCTTCACCTGGACACAGATACCAATCCGGATTGTGGAATCGGTATCAACATTCAATTCGCTATTGGGGACTTCTATCATGAAATTCAAAATATGGTAGATGAAAAAATGAAATCCATTACATTGCAGGATATTATTGACCGGTATTATTTTAAAATCGGGAAAGTTAAAAAACTTTAA
- the lysS gene encoding lysine--tRNA ligase gives MAEQNNNQQDLNQLLQVRYDKLHELQENGKDPFVITKYDVTNHSTDIIDNFETMEGKPVSIAGRMMFKRVMGKASFCNIQDLKGRIQVYVARDNIGEEIYKDFKKSDIGDIWGVKGYAFRTKTGEISIHAEEMTLLSKSLQILPEKFHGLTDTDMRYRQRYIDLIMNQESKEVFIKRSKILKEIRNFLADRDFMEVETPMLVSNAGGAAARPFETHYNALNEDVKLRISLELYLKRLIVGGLERVYEIGRVFRNEGVDTRHNPEFTLMELYQAYTDYEGMMELTESMFRYLAEKVCGSTKISYNGIEIDLGKPFTRMTMNDAIKKYTGIDFDTVEDDAAAKKLADEHHIAYEERHKKGDIINLFFEEFCEKELIQPTFIMDHPIEISPLTKKKPSDPTKVERFELFINTWEMCNAYSELNDPVDQRERFAAQDANAAAGDDEAEHTDEDFLNALEIGMPPTGGIGYGIDRLVMLLTDSAAIRDVLLFPTMKSLDGVNKKNDVNNTASEAPEKNVKTESEKIDFSKVKVEPLFEEFVDFDTFSKSDFRAVKVKECVAVPKSKKLLQFTLDDGTGTDRTILSGIHAYYEPEELVGKTLIAITNLPPRAMMGIDSCGMLLSAIHEEEGEEKLHLLMVDDHIPAGAKLY, from the coding sequence ATGGCAGAGCAGAACAATAACCAGCAGGATTTAAACCAGCTGCTTCAGGTACGTTATGACAAGCTGCATGAACTGCAGGAGAACGGAAAAGATCCGTTTGTCATCACAAAATATGATGTGACAAATCACTCAACCGATATCATCGACAATTTTGAGACAATGGAAGGCAAACCGGTATCGATCGCCGGCCGTATGATGTTTAAACGTGTGATGGGAAAAGCATCATTCTGCAATATTCAGGACTTAAAGGGACGTATTCAGGTATATGTTGCAAGAGACAATATCGGAGAGGAAATCTACAAAGATTTCAAGAAATCTGATATCGGCGATATCTGGGGCGTAAAGGGATATGCTTTCCGTACCAAAACAGGTGAGATTTCTATCCATGCTGAGGAGATGACACTGCTGTCAAAATCATTACAGATCCTTCCAGAGAAGTTCCACGGACTGACTGATACAGACATGCGTTACCGTCAGAGATATATCGACCTGATCATGAATCAGGAGAGCAAGGAAGTATTCATCAAACGTTCCAAGATCTTAAAAGAGATCCGTAACTTCTTAGCTGACCGTGATTTCATGGAAGTTGAGACTCCGATGCTTGTATCTAATGCAGGTGGAGCAGCAGCAAGACCGTTTGAGACACATTATAATGCCTTAAATGAGGATGTAAAACTGCGTATCTCTCTGGAGTTATACTTAAAGAGACTGATCGTCGGCGGACTTGAACGTGTATACGAGATCGGCCGTGTATTCCGTAATGAGGGTGTTGATACCCGTCATAACCCGGAATTCACGCTGATGGAACTGTATCAGGCATACACAGACTATGAGGGAATGATGGAACTGACAGAGTCCATGTTCCGTTATCTTGCAGAGAAAGTCTGCGGAAGTACAAAGATCAGTTACAATGGCATCGAGATCGATCTTGGCAAGCCATTTACACGCATGACCATGAACGATGCGATTAAGAAATATACCGGAATTGATTTCGATACTGTAGAAGATGATGCTGCAGCGAAAAAACTTGCAGATGAGCATCATATTGCATATGAGGAGCGTCATAAGAAGGGTGATATCATCAACCTTTTCTTCGAGGAGTTCTGCGAGAAAGAGCTGATCCAGCCGACCTTCATCATGGATCATCCGATCGAGATCTCTCCGCTTACAAAGAAGAAACCGAGCGATCCTACCAAGGTAGAGCGCTTCGAGCTTTTCATCAATACATGGGAAATGTGTAATGCATATTCTGAGCTTAACGATCCGGTCGACCAGCGTGAGCGTTTTGCAGCACAGGATGCAAATGCTGCAGCCGGTGATGATGAGGCAGAGCATACAGACGAAGATTTCTTAAATGCATTAGAGATCGGTATGCCGCCAACAGGTGGTATCGGATACGGAATCGACCGTCTTGTGATGCTGCTTACAGACAGCGCAGCAATCCGTGACGTTTTACTGTTCCCGACGATGAAGTCTTTAGATGGTGTAAATAAGAAAAATGATGTAAATAATACAGCTTCTGAAGCACCTGAAAAAAATGTAAAAACTGAGTCTGAAAAGATTGATTTTTCTAAGGTAAAGGTAGAGCCTTTATTTGAGGAATTTGTTGATTTTGATACATTCAGCAAGTCAGATTTCCGTGCAGTAAAGGTTAAAGAGTGTGTTGCAGTACCGAAGTCAAAGAAACTGTTACAGTTTACTCTTGATGACGGAACAGGCACAGACAGAACCATTTTAAGCGGTATTCATGCTTACTATGAGCCGGAAGAACTGGTTGGAAAGACTCTTATTGCTATCACAAATCTTCCACCGAGAGCTATGATGGGCATTGACTCTTGCGGTATGCTCCTCAGTGCTATTCATGAAGAAGAAGGCGAAGAAAAGCTTCATCTTCTGATGGTAGATGACCACATTCCGGCAGGTGCAAAGCTCTATTAA
- the greA gene encoding transcription elongation factor GreA, whose translation MDKKNILTYEGLKKLEDELENLKVVRRKEVSQKIKEAREQGDLSENAEYDAAKDEQRDIEARIEELEKILKNAEVVVEEEADLDKVSIGCSVKILDCEFDEELEYKIVGSTEANSLKGKISNESPVGKALLGKQVGDTVTVETPAGEFSYKVLSIHRAN comes from the coding sequence ATGGACAAGAAAAACATTCTGACTTACGAGGGACTCAAGAAACTGGAAGACGAATTAGAGAACTTAAAGGTTGTAAGAAGAAAAGAAGTTTCACAGAAGATCAAAGAGGCAAGAGAGCAGGGAGACTTATCTGAGAACGCTGAGTACGACGCTGCAAAGGACGAGCAGAGAGACATCGAAGCACGTATTGAAGAACTTGAGAAAATCTTAAAGAATGCAGAAGTAGTTGTCGAGGAAGAGGCTGATCTTGATAAAGTAAGCATCGGATGCAGCGTAAAGATCCTTGACTGCGAATTTGATGAGGAATTAGAGTATAAGATTGTTGGTTCTACCGAGGCTAACAGCTTAAAAGGCAAGATTTCCAACGAATCACCGGTTGGTAAGGCACTGCTTGGCAAACAGGTAGGTGATACCGTTACTGTTGAGACACCGGCAGGAGAGTTTTCATACAAAGTGCTTTCAATTCACAGAGCAAACTAA
- a CDS encoding SIR2 family NAD-dependent protein deacylase, with product MNVYQEISQIIKEADGILIGASNGLSIAEGYNIFADDAWFQENMGDFREKYGLRSVLHGFSVPMKVEEKWAFVSRLVRAKAMQDEPSEIMKNIYALVKDKEYFVVTSNAEDHFVPAGFEADRVFEMEGKLTQMRCKNRCHDEVYPNQKAVLAMTEEEVNGRVPKELLPKCPKCGGDMEVNWSEMSSFTETKNWKEKAARYQEFIQKLHGKKLVILEFGIGWRNQMVKAPLMQLAAVEPQARYITFNKGEIYIPEEIKEKSIGVDGNLTVALKEIRKEF from the coding sequence ATGAATGTATATCAAGAGATAAGTCAAATCATCAAAGAAGCAGATGGTATTTTGATTGGAGCCAGTAATGGTTTGTCTATCGCAGAGGGATATAATATTTTTGCAGATGACGCATGGTTTCAGGAAAATATGGGAGATTTCAGAGAAAAATACGGACTGCGCAGTGTTTTACACGGATTTTCAGTGCCAATGAAGGTAGAAGAAAAGTGGGCGTTTGTAAGCAGACTTGTTAGGGCAAAAGCTATGCAGGATGAGCCGAGTGAGATTATGAAAAACATCTATGCACTAGTAAAGGATAAAGAATATTTCGTAGTAACTTCCAATGCGGAGGATCATTTTGTGCCGGCAGGTTTTGAGGCAGACCGTGTTTTTGAAATGGAAGGGAAATTAACCCAGATGCGGTGCAAGAACAGATGTCATGACGAGGTCTATCCTAATCAAAAAGCAGTTCTCGCCATGACCGAAGAGGAAGTAAACGGAAGAGTACCCAAAGAGTTACTGCCGAAATGTCCAAAATGCGGTGGAGATATGGAAGTAAATTGGAGTGAGATGTCCTCGTTTACAGAAACGAAAAATTGGAAGGAAAAGGCTGCCCGCTATCAAGAATTTATTCAGAAGTTACATGGAAAGAAGCTGGTAATTCTGGAATTTGGCATTGGTTGGAGAAATCAGATGGTTAAAGCTCCTTTGATGCAGCTTGCAGCAGTAGAACCACAGGCAAGATATATCACATTTAACAAGGGCGAAATTTACATTCCAGAGGAAATCAAAGAAAAATCAATCGGTGTGGATGGTAATCTTACGGTAGCGTTAAAGGAAATCAGAAAGGAATTCTAA
- a CDS encoding type III pantothenate kinase, whose amino-acid sequence MVITIDVGNTNITVGVFRGDEVMASFRITTKMPRTSDEYGMLLSNLLEQNKIRHDDIEDAIIASVVPNVMHSLEGAIIKYFGINPIIVEPGTKTGIRVVTENPRQIGADRIVDAAAAYELYGGPVLVLDFGTATTYDLVDKNGAFVSGVTAPGIRISAKALWEDAAKLPEIEIRKPESILAKETISSMQAGLVYGQIGQTEYIVKNMIREADMGEVKVVATGGLGRIIANETDVIDVYDPNLTLKGMNLIYKKQNRKSGKIRK is encoded by the coding sequence ATGGTAATCACGATTGACGTAGGAAATACAAATATCACAGTGGGTGTATTCCGTGGGGATGAGGTAATGGCAAGTTTTCGTATCACGACGAAGATGCCGCGTACATCGGACGAGTATGGAATGCTTTTGTCAAATCTGTTAGAGCAGAATAAGATCAGACATGATGACATCGAGGATGCAATCATAGCTTCTGTTGTTCCAAATGTTATGCATTCCTTAGAGGGTGCGATCATCAAATATTTTGGTATCAATCCGATCATTGTGGAGCCGGGTACCAAAACAGGAATCCGCGTGGTAACCGAGAACCCGCGGCAGATCGGTGCAGACCGTATCGTGGATGCGGCAGCAGCATATGAGCTGTATGGCGGACCGGTACTGGTACTTGATTTTGGCACTGCCACTACGTATGATCTGGTCGATAAAAACGGAGCATTTGTTTCCGGGGTAACTGCACCGGGAATCCGCATTTCTGCAAAAGCGTTGTGGGAAGATGCGGCAAAACTGCCGGAGATCGAGATCCGCAAACCGGAGAGCATTCTTGCAAAAGAAACGATCTCAAGTATGCAGGCAGGACTGGTATATGGACAGATCGGACAGACAGAATATATTGTAAAAAATATGATCAGAGAGGCTGACATGGGAGAGGTCAAGGTGGTCGCAACCGGCGGTCTTGGACGTATCATTGCAAATGAGACAGATGTGATCGATGTATACGATCCGAACCTGACTTTAAAAGGAATGAACCTTATTTATAAGAAACAGAATCGTAAATCCGGTAAGATCAGGAAATAA
- a CDS encoding biotin--[acetyl-CoA-carboxylase] ligase translates to MRTQLLAALKEADDYISGQELCERFGVSRTAIWKAVKQLKEAGYVIEAVQNKGYKIVSTPDCLNKAELESIRKTKWAGREIFYFDTIDSTNTKAKQLAEEGHPTGTLVVAEKQEAGRGRRGRGFESPAGVGIFMTLVLKPDFAPDRASMLTLIAALAVSKAISEKTGVDAGIKWPNDIVMNGRKVCGILTEMSAQLDYINHVVIGIGINVRNQSFPKEIEQIATSILMETGLRVNRAELIEAVLEQFERYYEIFLETEDLSGLVKEYNAHLINMQKQVRVLDPKEPYEAKAMGITPHGELIVDTWEGRKLVSSGEVSVRGVYGYV, encoded by the coding sequence ATGAGGACGCAGCTACTAGCGGCATTAAAGGAAGCTGATGATTATATTTCCGGACAGGAACTGTGTGAGCGTTTCGGCGTATCGCGCACTGCAATCTGGAAAGCGGTAAAACAGTTAAAAGAAGCGGGATATGTGATCGAGGCGGTGCAGAATAAAGGATACAAGATCGTGTCGACACCGGATTGTCTGAATAAGGCAGAATTGGAAAGCATCCGGAAAACAAAATGGGCAGGACGTGAGATCTTTTATTTTGATACGATAGATTCTACCAATACAAAAGCAAAACAGCTTGCAGAGGAAGGTCATCCGACCGGTACACTGGTCGTTGCGGAGAAGCAGGAAGCCGGACGCGGCCGCCGTGGAAGAGGATTTGAATCTCCGGCAGGAGTCGGAATATTTATGACGCTGGTGCTCAAACCGGATTTTGCCCCTGACCGTGCTTCCATGCTGACACTGATCGCAGCACTTGCGGTATCGAAAGCGATATCGGAGAAAACAGGCGTAGACGCAGGTATTAAGTGGCCGAATGACATTGTGATGAACGGCAGAAAAGTCTGCGGAATCTTAACGGAGATGAGTGCACAGTTAGATTACATCAATCATGTTGTCATTGGAATCGGTATCAATGTCCGGAATCAATCATTTCCAAAAGAGATTGAACAGATAGCAACCTCGATCCTGATGGAGACCGGTTTACGTGTGAACCGCGCAGAACTGATCGAGGCAGTATTAGAGCAGTTCGAACGATATTATGAGATATTCTTAGAGACGGAAGATTTAAGCGGCCTGGTAAAAGAATACAATGCGCACCTGATCAATATGCAAAAACAGGTCAGAGTGTTAGATCCAAAAGAGCCTTATGAGGCGAAAGCAATGGGAATCACGCCGCATGGCGAACTGATCGTGGATACTTGGGAAGGCAGAAAACTGGTATCCTCCGGCGAAGTTTCCGTGAGAGGAGTATACGGATATGTCTGA
- a CDS encoding C-GCAxxG-C-C family protein, translating into MTREEKAVYYKHNGFNCCQSVIKAMIDLADSDKEILTNAASGFAVGMGGMEATCGALIGATMMAGIVKLGKKSAMTAREILNKFQEYSGATICKDLKGKDTGVVLCECDDCIRNAIRAFDEVLPMELESEG; encoded by the coding sequence ATGACAAGAGAAGAAAAAGCAGTATATTACAAACATAATGGATTTAATTGCTGTCAGTCGGTTATCAAGGCAATGATCGATTTAGCAGATTCTGATAAGGAAATACTGACGAATGCTGCATCCGGATTTGCGGTAGGTATGGGAGGTATGGAAGCAACTTGTGGTGCCTTGATTGGAGCAACCATGATGGCGGGAATTGTAAAGCTAGGGAAGAAAAGTGCGATGACGGCACGCGAGATATTAAACAAATTTCAGGAATATTCAGGTGCAACCATATGTAAAGACCTAAAGGGAAAGGATACAGGTGTTGTACTCTGTGAATGCGATGATTGCATTCGCAATGCAATACGGGCTTTTGACGAGGTGTTGCCGATGGAATTAGAAAGTGAAGGATAG